The following are encoded together in the Pseudomonas sp. IB20 genome:
- a CDS encoding OmpH family outer membrane protein — translation MRKLTQLVLLATVLVTTPAFAEMKIAVLNYQMALLESDAAKKYAVDAEKKFGPQLTKLKTLESSAKGIQDRLVAGGDKMQQGERERLELEFKQKARDYQFQSKELNEAKAVADREMLKQLKPKLDSAVEEVIKKGAFDLVFERGAVIDVKPQYDITRQVIERMNQLK, via the coding sequence GTGCGTAAGTTGACTCAATTGGTTCTGCTGGCCACCGTGCTGGTAACCACCCCGGCCTTCGCCGAAATGAAAATCGCCGTCCTGAACTATCAGATGGCTCTGCTGGAATCTGACGCGGCCAAGAAATACGCCGTGGATGCCGAGAAGAAGTTTGGTCCGCAACTGACCAAGCTCAAGACGCTGGAAAGCAGCGCCAAAGGCATTCAGGACCGTCTGGTAGCCGGTGGCGACAAAATGCAGCAAGGCGAGCGTGAGCGTCTGGAGCTTGAATTCAAGCAAAAGGCCCGTGACTATCAGTTCCAGTCCAAGGAGCTGAACGAAGCCAAAGCCGTTGCTGACCGTGAAATGCTCAAGCAGCTCAAGCCGAAACTCGACAGCGCTGTGGAAGAAGTCATCAAGAAAGGTGCCTTTGACTTGGTGTTCGAGCGCGGCGCCGTCATTGACGTCAAGCCTCAATACGACATCACCCGCCAGGTGATCGAGCGCATGAACCAGCTGAAGTAA
- the lpxD gene encoding UDP-3-O-(3-hydroxymyristoyl)glucosamine N-acyltransferase — translation MTATIKLGELAEFLGATLNGSPEKEITGLATLQEAGPAQLSFLANPQYRKYLVDSQAAAVLLKAADAEGFTGDALVVADPYLAYARASHLFDPKPKAAGGIHPSAVIADDAEVDPAASIGAFAVIESGARIAAGVTVGAHCFIGARCEIGADGWLAPRVTLYHDVRIGERVVIQSGAVIGGEGFGFANSKGVWHKIAQVGGVLIGDDVEIGVNTAVDRGALADTVIGNGVKLDNQIQIAHNVQIGDHTAMAACVGISGSTKIGKHCMLAGGVGLVGHIDICDNVFITGMTMVTHSITEPGAYSSGTAMQPAAEWRKSAARLRQLDDMARRLKQLEKRVGDVTPGGNASSEG, via the coding sequence ATGACCGCGACTATCAAACTCGGCGAGTTGGCCGAGTTCCTGGGGGCCACCTTGAATGGCTCCCCGGAGAAAGAAATCACTGGGCTAGCCACCTTGCAGGAGGCTGGCCCAGCTCAGTTGAGCTTCCTCGCAAATCCCCAATACCGTAAATACCTGGTCGACAGCCAAGCCGCAGCCGTTTTGCTGAAGGCCGCCGATGCTGAAGGGTTTACCGGGGATGCGCTGGTGGTGGCCGATCCTTACCTGGCTTACGCCCGGGCGTCGCACCTGTTCGATCCAAAGCCCAAAGCCGCGGGTGGTATTCATCCATCGGCCGTCATCGCCGATGATGCCGAGGTTGACCCTGCGGCCAGCATTGGCGCATTTGCGGTGATCGAGAGTGGTGCCCGCATTGCTGCCGGCGTCACCGTGGGTGCGCATTGCTTTATCGGCGCGCGCTGCGAAATCGGTGCTGATGGTTGGCTGGCGCCTCGCGTCACCCTGTACCACGACGTGCGTATCGGTGAGCGGGTGGTCATTCAGTCCGGCGCTGTGATCGGTGGCGAAGGTTTTGGCTTTGCCAACTCCAAAGGTGTCTGGCACAAGATTGCTCAGGTCGGCGGCGTATTGATCGGCGATGACGTGGAAATCGGCGTCAACACTGCTGTGGATCGCGGGGCCTTGGCCGATACCGTGATCGGTAACGGTGTGAAGCTCGACAACCAGATCCAGATCGCCCATAACGTGCAGATTGGCGATCACACCGCCATGGCCGCCTGCGTAGGGATCTCCGGCAGCACCAAAATCGGCAAGCATTGCATGCTCGCCGGTGGCGTTGGGCTGGTGGGGCATATCGATATTTGCGACAACGTCTTCATTACCGGCATGACCATGGTGACCCACTCGATTACCGAGCCAGGCGCCTACTCATCCGGTACCGCCATGCAGCCTGCGGCTGAATGGCGCAAGAGTGCAGCGCGCTTGAGGCAGCTTGACGACATGGCTAGACGCCTTAAACAGCTGGAAAAGCGTGTTGGGGACGTGACCCCTGGCGGTAATGCTTCATCAGAAGGCTGA
- the fabZ gene encoding 3-hydroxyacyl-ACP dehydratase FabZ — protein sequence MMDINEIREYLPHRYPFLLVDRVVDLNVEEKRIRAYKNVSINEPFFNGHFPAHPIMPGVLIIEAMAQAAGILGFKMLDLKPADGTLYYFVGSDKLRFRNPVTPGDQLILEAKFISCKRQIWKFECQASVDGKPVCSAEIICAERKL from the coding sequence ATGATGGACATCAACGAGATTCGCGAATACCTGCCTCACCGTTACCCGTTCCTGCTGGTGGACCGTGTAGTGGACCTCAACGTCGAGGAAAAGCGCATTCGTGCCTACAAGAATGTCAGCATCAACGAACCATTCTTCAACGGTCACTTCCCTGCGCATCCAATCATGCCGGGCGTGTTGATCATCGAAGCGATGGCCCAGGCTGCCGGCATCCTTGGTTTTAAAATGCTCGACCTCAAGCCTGCCGATGGCACGCTTTACTATTTCGTGGGCTCCGACAAATTGCGCTTTCGCAACCCGGTCACCCCGGGTGACCAGTTGATCCTGGAAGCCAAGTTCATCAGCTGCAAGCGCCAGATCTGGAAGTTCGAATGCCAGGCCTCGGTGGACGGCAAGCCGGTGTGCTCCGCTGAGATCATCTGTGCGGAACGCAAACTATGA
- the lpxA gene encoding acyl-ACP--UDP-N-acetylglucosamine O-acyltransferase, protein MSLIDPRAIIDPSAVLAADVEVGPWSIVGAGVEIGEGTVIGPHVILKGPTRIGKHNRIYQFSSVGEDTPDMKYKGEETRLVIGDHNIIREGVTIHRGTVQDRAETTLGDHNLIMAYAHIGHDSVIGNHCILVNNTALAGHVHVDDWAILSGFTLVHQYCHIGAHSFSGMGTAIGKDVPAFVTVFGNPAEARSMNFEGMRRRGFSEEAIHALRRAYKVVYRQGLTVDQALTELTEPAALFPEVAIFRDSIQASTRGITR, encoded by the coding sequence ATGAGTTTGATTGACCCTCGCGCAATCATCGATCCGTCGGCCGTTCTGGCCGCCGACGTTGAGGTCGGCCCTTGGTCGATCGTCGGCGCAGGTGTTGAAATCGGCGAGGGGACTGTCATCGGGCCACACGTGATCCTTAAAGGTCCGACCCGGATTGGCAAACACAATCGCATCTACCAGTTTTCCTCGGTAGGTGAAGACACTCCGGACATGAAGTACAAAGGTGAAGAAACGCGCCTGGTAATCGGTGACCACAACATCATCCGAGAAGGCGTGACCATTCACCGTGGCACGGTGCAGGATCGTGCAGAAACTACCTTGGGTGATCACAACCTGATCATGGCCTATGCGCACATCGGCCATGACAGCGTGATCGGCAACCATTGCATCCTGGTCAACAACACTGCGCTGGCAGGCCATGTGCACGTTGACGACTGGGCGATCCTGTCCGGCTTCACCCTGGTGCACCAGTATTGCCATATCGGCGCCCACAGCTTTTCCGGCATGGGCACTGCGATCGGCAAGGACGTTCCTGCATTCGTCACCGTGTTCGGCAACCCGGCCGAGGCGCGCAGCATGAACTTCGAAGGCATGCGCCGTCGCGGTTTCAGCGAAGAGGCGATTCACGCGCTGCGTCGGGCCTATAAAGTGGTTTACCGCCAGGGGCTGACGGTTGACCAAGCGCTGACCGAACTGACCGAGCCTGCCGCGTTGTTCCCGGAAGTCGCGATATTCCGTGACTCGATCCAGGCTTCGACTCGCGGCATCACTCGCTAA
- the lpxB gene encoding lipid-A-disaccharide synthase: protein MASLRIALVAGEASGDILGAGLMRALKAQHPAVEFIGVGGPLMQAEGLTSYFPMERLSVMGLVEVLGRLRELLARRKLLIQTLIEEKPDVFIGIDAPDFTLNIELKLRQAGIKTVHYVSPSVWAWRQKRVLKIREGCDLMLTLLPFEAKFYEEKGVPVRFVGHTLADTIPLQADRAAARAELGLADGPLVALMPGSRGGEVGRLGALFFDAAERLQTLKPGIRFVLPCASPQRRAQIETLLEARNLPVTLLEGQSHLALAACDAVLIASGTATLEALLYKRPMVVAYRLAPLTFWILKRMVKSPYISLPNLLAQRLLVPELLQDDATPEALAQTLLPLIDGGEEQTRGFDDIHRTLRRDASNQAADAVLTLIGHKQEAL, encoded by the coding sequence ATGGCTAGTCTGCGTATCGCGCTGGTCGCCGGAGAAGCTTCAGGCGATATTCTGGGCGCCGGTTTGATGCGGGCCCTCAAGGCCCAGCACCCTGCGGTGGAGTTTATCGGCGTGGGTGGCCCGCTCATGCAGGCCGAAGGTCTCACGTCTTACTTTCCCATGGAGCGTCTGTCGGTCATGGGGCTGGTCGAAGTGTTGGGCCGTCTGCGTGAGCTTCTGGCTCGCCGCAAGCTGCTGATTCAGACCCTGATCGAAGAAAAGCCTGACGTTTTTATCGGAATCGATGCGCCGGATTTCACCCTCAATATCGAACTCAAGTTGCGTCAGGCCGGGATCAAGACCGTGCACTACGTCAGCCCATCGGTATGGGCGTGGCGTCAGAAGCGGGTGCTGAAGATCCGTGAAGGCTGCGACTTGATGCTGACTTTGCTGCCGTTCGAAGCCAAGTTTTACGAAGAGAAGGGCGTGCCGGTCCGATTTGTCGGCCACACCCTGGCCGACACCATTCCCTTGCAGGCCGACCGCGCCGCCGCCCGTGCTGAGCTAGGCCTGGCCGACGGTCCTCTCGTCGCGCTGATGCCGGGCAGTCGTGGTGGTGAAGTGGGCCGTCTGGGGGCGCTGTTTTTTGATGCCGCCGAGCGCCTGCAGACGTTGAAGCCTGGCATACGTTTCGTGTTGCCGTGTGCCAGCCCGCAACGCCGTGCACAAATCGAAACGCTGCTTGAAGCACGCAACCTGCCGGTGACCTTGCTGGAGGGTCAATCGCACCTGGCCCTGGCGGCTTGCGATGCGGTACTGATCGCATCGGGCACCGCCACACTGGAGGCCTTGCTCTACAAGCGCCCAATGGTTGTGGCTTATCGCCTGGCGCCGCTGACCTTCTGGATTCTCAAGCGTATGGTCAAAAGTCCTTACATCTCCTTGCCCAACCTGCTGGCTCAGCGTCTGCTGGTGCCGGAGTTGTTGCAGGACGATGCAACGCCTGAGGCGCTTGCGCAAACTCTACTACCCTTGATCGATGGCGGCGAAGAGCAGACCCGTGGTTTCGACGACATTCACCGTACCCTGCGCCGTGATGCGTCGAACCAGGCGGCAGATGCTGTGCTGACCTTGATCGGCCATAAACAGGAAGCCTTATGA
- the rnhB gene encoding ribonuclease HII has product MTKQMGLDFSLVAQAHELVAGVDEVGRGPLCGAVVTAAVILDPNRPILGLNDSKKLTEARREKLYDEICEKALSWHIARAEVEEIDELNILHATMLAMQRAVEGLHITPKMAMIDGNRCPKLAMPSEAVVKGDSKVPAIAAASILAKVSRDREMAAFELIYPGYGIGGHKGYPTPVHLEALARLGPTPIHRRSFAPVRQAYELRESLGEV; this is encoded by the coding sequence ATGACGAAGCAAATGGGCCTGGATTTCAGCCTGGTTGCCCAAGCCCACGAACTGGTGGCGGGTGTTGACGAAGTAGGGCGTGGCCCGTTGTGTGGCGCAGTCGTTACGGCGGCGGTGATTCTTGATCCGAACCGCCCGATCCTCGGCCTCAACGATTCGAAAAAACTCACCGAAGCCCGTCGTGAAAAACTGTACGACGAGATCTGCGAAAAAGCCCTGAGCTGGCATATCGCTCGGGCCGAAGTCGAAGAAATCGACGAGCTGAATATTCTCCACGCCACCATGCTGGCCATGCAGCGCGCGGTGGAAGGCCTGCACATCACGCCAAAAATGGCAATGATCGACGGCAACCGTTGCCCGAAATTGGCAATGCCCTCAGAGGCGGTAGTCAAGGGCGATAGCAAGGTTCCAGCCATTGCCGCGGCCTCGATCTTGGCCAAGGTCAGCCGTGATCGTGAAATGGCCGCGTTCGAATTGATCTACCCCGGCTATGGCATCGGCGGCCATAAAGGCTACCCGACGCCCGTTCATCTGGAAGCCTTGGCTCGCCTCGGCCCTACACCGATCCACCGCCGTTCGTTCGCCCCGGTGCGTCAGGCTTACGAGTTGCGTGAGAGCCTCGGCGAGGTTTAG
- the dnaE gene encoding DNA polymerase III subunit alpha, translating to MPASFVHLRLHTEYSLVDGLVRIKPLVKTLVGMNMPAVAVTDQNNMCSLVKFYKNAMGAGIKPICGADLWLSNKDPDNPLSRISLLAMNGVGYRNLTELISRGFIDGQRNGSIIIEREWVAEASEGLIMLSAAKEGEIGIALLGGNPQEAEVLAREWMAVFPDRFYLEVQRTNRPNDEEHLHAAVGLADKLGAPLVATNDVRFIKKEDFEAHETRVCIGEGRALDDPRRSKNYSEEQYLKSADEMAELFSDLPEALENSVEIAKRCNIEVKLGKHFLPNFPIPDGMTIDEYFRKVSFDGLEDRLSVLLPKDTTEDYEAKRQVYVDRLNFELDIIIQMGFPGYFLIVMDFIQWAKSNGVPVGPGRGSGAGSLVAYVQKITDLDPLEYDLLFERFLNPERVSMPDFDVDFCMDGRDRVIEYVAEKYGRNAVSQIITFGSMAAKAVIRDVARVQGKSYGLADRLSKMIPFEVGMTLEKAYEQEEILRDFIKVDEEAAEIWDMARKLEGVVRNVGKHAGGVVIAPTKLTDFSPIYCDEEGGGLVTQFDKDDVEAAGLVKFDFLGLRTLTIIDWALKTINRERAKVNEEPLDIAFIPLDDKPTYQLLQKAETTAVFQLESRGMKELIKKLKPDCLEDLIALVALFRPGPLQSGMVDDFINRKHGRAELAYPHSDYQYEGLKPVLAPTYGIILYQEQVMQIAQVMAGYTLGGADMLRRAMGKKKPEEMAKQRGGFIEGCATNNIDADLAGNIFDLVEKFAGYGFNKSHSAAYGLVSYQTAWLKAHYPAPFMAAVLSADMHNTDKVVTLIEEVRTMKLRLDAPDVNASEFKFTVNDEGRIIYGLGAIKGVGEGPVEAITEARQNGPFTDLFDFCARVDLKRINKRTLDGLIRSGALDRLGPYFHDEPKAYQANIDRNRAVLLTAMEEAIKAAEQTARTHDSGHADLFGGLFVEEDADVYANHRKAKELTLKERLKGEKDTLGLYLTGHPIDEYEGEIRRFARQRIIDLKPARDTQTVAGMIIALRVMKNKKGDKMGFITLDDRSGRIEASLFADAFHSAQSLLQTDAMVVVEGEVSNDDFSGGLRLRIKRVMSMEDARTNLAESLRLKVKTEALKGDQLRWLGDLLKRHRGACPVTMEYTGNDAKAMLQFGETWRIDPADGLIQALRDQFGRDNVFLQYR from the coding sequence ATGCCGGCTTCATTCGTTCACCTGCGCCTGCACACTGAATACTCCCTGGTCGACGGCCTGGTACGGATCAAACCGCTGGTCAAAACCCTGGTGGGCATGAACATGCCTGCGGTAGCGGTGACCGATCAGAACAACATGTGTTCCCTGGTCAAGTTCTACAAGAACGCCATGGGCGCCGGCATCAAGCCGATTTGTGGCGCCGACCTGTGGCTGTCCAACAAAGACCCGGATAACCCCCTGAGCCGCATCAGCCTGTTGGCGATGAACGGCGTGGGTTATCGCAACCTCACCGAACTGATTTCCCGCGGTTTTATCGACGGCCAGCGTAACGGCTCGATCATCATCGAGCGCGAGTGGGTGGCCGAAGCGAGCGAGGGCTTGATCATGCTCTCGGCGGCCAAAGAGGGCGAGATCGGTATCGCGCTGCTCGGCGGCAACCCGCAGGAAGCCGAAGTGCTGGCCCGCGAGTGGATGGCGGTTTTCCCCGACCGTTTCTACCTGGAAGTCCAACGTACCAACCGCCCCAATGATGAAGAGCATCTGCACGCCGCCGTGGGCCTGGCTGACAAGCTGGGTGCGCCGCTGGTCGCGACCAACGATGTGCGCTTTATCAAGAAGGAAGATTTCGAGGCCCACGAAACCCGCGTGTGCATCGGCGAAGGCCGGGCCCTGGATGACCCGCGCCGCTCGAAGAACTACAGCGAAGAGCAGTACCTCAAAAGCGCCGACGAGATGGCCGAGCTGTTCAGCGACCTGCCCGAGGCCCTGGAAAACTCCGTCGAAATCGCCAAGCGCTGCAACATCGAAGTGAAGCTGGGCAAGCACTTCCTGCCCAACTTCCCGATTCCCGATGGCATGACCATCGACGAGTATTTCCGCAAAGTGTCCTTCGATGGTCTGGAAGATCGCCTCAGCGTTCTGCTGCCCAAGGACACCACTGAAGATTACGAGGCCAAACGCCAGGTCTACGTTGACCGGCTGAATTTCGAGCTGGATATCATTATCCAGATGGGGTTCCCCGGTTACTTCCTGATCGTGATGGACTTTATCCAGTGGGCCAAGAGCAACGGCGTGCCGGTAGGTCCGGGCCGGGGGTCAGGTGCCGGTTCGCTGGTGGCCTACGTGCAGAAGATCACCGACCTCGACCCGCTGGAATATGACCTGCTGTTCGAACGGTTCCTGAACCCGGAACGGGTTTCCATGCCCGACTTCGACGTCGACTTCTGCATGGACGGTCGCGACCGCGTGATTGAGTACGTGGCCGAGAAATACGGCCGCAACGCGGTCAGCCAGATCATCACGTTCGGTTCCATGGCGGCCAAGGCGGTAATTCGTGACGTGGCGCGGGTGCAGGGCAAGTCCTACGGCCTGGCGGACCGCTTGTCGAAGATGATCCCGTTCGAAGTCGGCATGACCCTGGAAAAGGCCTATGAGCAGGAAGAAATCCTGCGTGACTTCATCAAGGTTGATGAAGAAGCTGCCGAAATCTGGGACATGGCGCGTAAGCTCGAAGGTGTGGTGCGTAACGTCGGTAAACACGCCGGCGGTGTAGTTATTGCGCCGACCAAGCTCACCGACTTCTCGCCGATTTATTGCGATGAAGAAGGCGGCGGCCTGGTTACCCAGTTCGACAAAGACGACGTTGAGGCCGCCGGCCTGGTGAAGTTCGACTTCCTCGGCCTGCGGACCCTGACCATCATCGACTGGGCGCTGAAGACGATTAACCGCGAGCGCGCTAAGGTCAACGAAGAGCCGCTGGATATCGCCTTTATCCCGCTGGACGACAAACCGACCTACCAGTTGCTGCAAAAAGCCGAAACCACGGCGGTGTTCCAGCTCGAGTCGCGCGGCATGAAGGAGCTGATCAAAAAGCTCAAGCCCGACTGCCTGGAAGACTTGATCGCACTGGTGGCACTGTTTCGTCCCGGCCCGCTGCAATCGGGCATGGTGGATGACTTCATCAACCGTAAGCACGGTCGCGCCGAACTGGCGTACCCGCACTCCGACTACCAATACGAAGGCCTCAAGCCGGTACTGGCGCCGACTTACGGCATCATCCTGTATCAAGAACAGGTGATGCAGATCGCCCAGGTCATGGCCGGTTACACCCTCGGCGGTGCAGACATGCTGCGTCGCGCCATGGGTAAGAAAAAGCCCGAGGAAATGGCCAAGCAGCGCGGCGGTTTCATTGAAGGTTGCGCCACCAACAATATCGACGCGGACCTGGCCGGTAACATCTTCGACCTGGTAGAAAAATTCGCCGGTTATGGCTTCAACAAATCTCACTCCGCCGCCTACGGCCTGGTGTCGTACCAGACCGCTTGGCTGAAAGCCCACTACCCGGCGCCGTTCATGGCCGCGGTACTCTCGGCGGATATGCACAACACCGACAAGGTCGTGACCTTGATCGAGGAAGTGCGCACCATGAAGCTGCGCCTCGACGCGCCGGACGTGAACGCCTCTGAGTTCAAGTTCACGGTGAACGACGAAGGCCGCATCATTTATGGCCTGGGCGCGATCAAAGGGGTGGGCGAAGGCCCAGTGGAAGCCATTACCGAAGCGCGCCAGAATGGGCCGTTCACGGACCTGTTCGACTTCTGTGCGCGGGTTGACCTTAAACGCATCAACAAACGCACCCTCGATGGTTTGATCCGCAGCGGCGCACTCGACCGTCTCGGCCCGTATTTCCATGATGAGCCGAAGGCTTACCAAGCGAATATCGACCGCAACCGTGCAGTGCTGCTGACCGCCATGGAAGAAGCGATCAAGGCCGCCGAGCAGACTGCCCGCACCCACGACAGCGGTCACGCCGACCTGTTTGGCGGGTTATTCGTTGAAGAAGACGCGGATGTGTACGCCAACCACCGCAAGGCCAAGGAGCTGACCCTCAAGGAACGGCTCAAGGGCGAGAAAGACACCCTGGGCCTGTACCTTACCGGTCACCCGATTGACGAATATGAAGGCGAAATCCGCCGTTTCGCCCGTCAGCGCATCATCGACCTGAAACCGGCGCGAGACACTCAGACCGTCGCTGGCATGATCATCGCCCTGCGGGTGATGAAAAATAAGAAGGGCGACAAGATGGGCTTTATCACCCTCGACGACCGCTCGGGCCGGATCGAGGCCTCGCTGTTTGCCGACGCCTTCCATTCCGCACAGTCGTTGCTGCAGACTGATGCGATGGTGGTGGTGGAAGGGGAGGTCAGCAACGACGACTTCTCCGGCGGCCTGCGCCTGCGAATCAAGCGGGTGATGAGCATGGAAGATGCGCGCACCAACCTCGCCGAAAGCCTGCGTTTGAAGGTCAAGACCGAAGCCCTTAAGGGCGATCAGCTACGCTGGTTGGGTGACCTGCTCAAGCGCCACCGTGGCGCGTGCCCGGTGACCATGGAGTACACCGGCAATGACGCCAAGGCGATGTTGCAGTTCGGGGAGACGTGGCGAATTGATCCCGCTGATGGCTTGATTCAAGCTTTGCGTGACCAGTTCGGGCGAGACAACGTCTTCCTCCAATACCGTTGA
- a CDS encoding acetyl-CoA carboxylase carboxyltransferase subunit alpha, with amino-acid sequence MNPNFLDFEQPIADLQAKIEELRLVGNDNSLNIGDEIARLQDKSSTLTEDIFGKLTSWQIARLARHPRRPYTLDYIQHIFTEFDELHGDRHFSDDAAIVGGIARLDDQPVMVIGHQKGREVREKVRRNFGMPRPEGYRKACRLMEMAERFKMPILTFIDTPGAYPGIDAEERNQSEAIAWNLRVMARLKTPIIATVIGEGGSGGALAIGVCDQLNMLQYSTYAVISPEGCASILWKTAEKAPDAAEAMGITADRLKGLGIVDKVIAEPLGGAHRDPAAAAATIRAELGSQLAMLKKFDNEALLARRYERLMSYGL; translated from the coding sequence ATGAACCCGAATTTTCTTGATTTCGAACAGCCGATCGCTGACCTGCAAGCCAAGATTGAAGAATTGCGCCTGGTCGGCAATGACAATTCGCTGAATATCGGCGATGAGATCGCTCGCCTGCAAGACAAGAGCAGCACGCTCACCGAAGACATCTTCGGCAAGCTGACCAGTTGGCAGATCGCGCGCCTGGCTCGCCACCCGCGCCGTCCGTACACCCTGGACTACATTCAGCACATCTTCACCGAGTTCGACGAGCTGCACGGCGACCGCCACTTCTCCGACGACGCGGCCATCGTGGGCGGTATCGCTCGCCTGGACGACCAGCCGGTGATGGTGATCGGTCACCAGAAAGGCCGTGAAGTGCGCGAGAAAGTTCGTCGCAACTTCGGCATGCCGCGCCCTGAAGGCTACCGTAAGGCGTGCCGCCTGATGGAAATGGCCGAGCGCTTCAAGATGCCGATCCTGACCTTCATCGACACCCCGGGTGCTTACCCAGGCATCGACGCCGAAGAGCGCAACCAGAGCGAAGCGATTGCCTGGAACCTGCGTGTCATGGCGCGCCTGAAAACCCCGATCATCGCCACCGTGATTGGTGAGGGTGGTTCCGGCGGTGCACTGGCCATTGGCGTCTGCGATCAACTGAACATGCTGCAATATTCGACCTACGCGGTGATCTCGCCGGAAGGTTGCGCCTCGATCCTGTGGAAAACCGCCGAAAAAGCGCCGGACGCTGCTGAAGCCATGGGCATCACGGCTGATCGCCTCAAGGGCTTGGGTATCGTTGATAAAGTCATCGCCGAGCCATTGGGCGGCGCCCACCGCGACCCGGCCGCCGCGGCCGCGACCATCCGCGCGGAGCTGGGCTCGCAACTGGCGATGCTCAAGAAGTTCGATAACGAGGCGCTGCTGGCCCGTCGTTACGAGCGCCTGATGAGCTACGGTCTCTAA
- the tilS gene encoding tRNA lysidine(34) synthetase TilS produces MTSVLSAKLLQTLAPWRSASAWHIAFSGGLDSTVLLHLLATLANTDTLPPLSAIHVHHGLQAAADAWPSHCQAVCDRLGVPLRVMRVHVQPGASLERAARDARYQAFSEATGAGEVLLTGQHRDDQAETLLFRLLRGAGVRGLAAMPAHRPLAGGHLVRPLLKASRAELEAYAREHQLAWIEDPSNADPRFSRNYLRHRVFPALTQRWPQAVSSLARTAEHLSEAQGLLDELARMDLQAADQPSPFPWLALPSLVLAPLRELSDARQRNVLRHWLIPLTRLPDSDHWAGWYSLRDAKGDAQPLWRLADGQLHRCGERLWWLPTTWSEFSDASVSWPCPQNPLELPGNGQLKFIGKAPEGPFAVRYRQGGEIIEVPGRGRRDLKRLLNECGLPGFVRGRLPLLYQGEQLLAVPSLAGLWAMPPRDWQLDWMPQTCDQGLS; encoded by the coding sequence ATGACATCGGTCCTATCTGCCAAACTTCTGCAAACCCTGGCTCCCTGGCGCAGCGCCTCGGCCTGGCATATCGCATTCTCGGGTGGTCTGGACTCCACCGTTCTGCTGCACCTCCTGGCCACCCTGGCAAACACCGACACTCTTCCACCACTCAGCGCAATCCATGTCCACCATGGCCTGCAAGCTGCCGCCGACGCCTGGCCCAGTCATTGCCAAGCAGTATGTGACCGCCTGGGCGTGCCCTTGCGGGTGATGCGCGTGCACGTCCAGCCCGGCGCCAGCCTTGAGCGTGCAGCGCGTGACGCGCGTTATCAGGCGTTTAGTGAGGCCACCGGGGCAGGGGAGGTGTTGCTCACCGGGCAGCATCGCGACGATCAGGCTGAAACCTTGTTGTTTCGCCTGCTGCGTGGGGCCGGCGTGCGCGGGTTGGCGGCAATGCCCGCACATCGCCCTTTGGCGGGTGGCCACTTGGTGCGGCCGCTGCTGAAAGCCTCGCGTGCTGAATTGGAAGCCTACGCCCGTGAGCATCAGTTGGCCTGGATCGAAGATCCCTCCAATGCTGATCCACGCTTCTCGCGTAATTACCTGCGTCACCGTGTTTTCCCCGCGCTGACGCAGCGTTGGCCCCAAGCAGTTTCCAGCCTGGCTCGCACTGCTGAGCATCTGAGCGAAGCCCAAGGCCTGCTCGACGAGTTGGCGCGCATGGACCTGCAAGCCGCCGATCAACCTTCGCCGTTTCCCTGGCTGGCTTTGCCGTCGCTGGTGCTTGCGCCATTGCGCGAGCTTTCCGACGCCCGTCAACGCAACGTCCTGCGCCACTGGCTGATACCGCTGACCCGTTTACCCGACAGCGACCACTGGGCCGGCTGGTATTCCTTGCGTGACGCCAAGGGCGACGCACAGCCGCTGTGGCGCCTGGCCGATGGTCAGTTGCATCGTTGCGGCGAACGCCTTTGGTGGTTGCCCACCACTTGGTCGGAATTTTCCGACGCATCGGTGAGCTGGCCCTGCCCGCAAAACCCACTAGAGTTACCCGGCAATGGCCAGCTGAAATTTATCGGCAAGGCCCCCGAAGGCCCGTTTGCGGTCCGTTACCGCCAGGGCGGCGAAATCATTGAAGTGCCAGGTCGGGGCCGGCGTGACTTGAAGCGTCTGCTTAACGAATGTGGGTTGCCGGGCTTCGTGCGTGGCAGATTGCCGCTGCTCTATCAGGGTGAGCAATTGCTGGCTGTCCCAAGCCTTGCGGGGCTATGGGCCATGCCGCCGCGTGACTGGCAATTGGATTGGATGCCACAGACTTGCGATCAAGGTTTGAGCTGA